The Porites lutea chromosome 4, jaPorLute2.1, whole genome shotgun sequence genome contains a region encoding:
- the LOC140933578 gene encoding VWFA and cache domain-containing protein 1-like — MLLSSAGVFLRTAKSLTNFYGVAIIEDVQPGYYQVRTSRIGYYTLNEDLKIPTTTEKHIMIHQDMVISPRLSLRGTDDMYRIVLTWGRQPKDLDSYLITPWPGSSDDPDCESGMVYYDGKRCQQGSEIIDLDVDATDMYGPETITMRGLQSETFAYYVHIYTNDVCWNKISANVKIYQASTGGLLHSIQQPDCSENGLGYDSSNCSRFWHVFDFDASTAKFKIYQNRLMSTVPTLPVKSIVNPNCSCTIKHEISSNDVISSAEKISTTAKNLMVDKLCVNEMKNIYDNATKKNIRLNPSDLVDRLAKFISGRIEEKRQLGMKLKSVIEKDYEEYKTVNEHRITNLKEIAPKQCCRYDGHTRYSTEFQRWVNTRSSCWSWPSEIKEIPDELVSAYDWTSSLETQMMENLHSGSQKGQLKWQYFADDTTGFFRKFPAALVGSSQCATKDERLQPWYIASILRPKNVVILFDISYSMTEDNKIIFARTAITPVLKGLLPTDFVNVIAFAESALLPGMTHSGVSDGTYSGCFNTQLVQANGQNLRDLKRFVQDVPLAFTKTSNYYNAISMALKLLTDIKNNRDTHLIFLAGSTDVSTEDISALLSRSNTTVSVYTYSLMGESVNSSSDAKKKRSVQRLKKMAQTTNGKFESITNYRELAFRMGRFYKNIRSQSTQDRGPRLSYPQFAERLGMYVTLGVPCYSKDESLIGVVGIDIVLSELLQNTVSFGPGELSYTFVIETNTGQALVHPQLPEPEEIQEDPVVIMISDMETSPGFSDVLSSMMKRETGSKTLRSERVLSRGDPNFNGYRGVTTDFTYSWKPVNNTNFAVCIVIASDELDTKEIVSHKPYPQPDLYHRYDFVKDLKVGSIIEDKPIAFLSNTSFPATLSRSNYFLSSSCFKDPYMFENTPETFDFVRHLSDYVDGLTDRPPTPSLVKGVLVDIRLTREIEKCWNRNPMRVLGSSAAWRYIATNSGAMRQYPGRQTYNNRYDPTTRPWYYAAKSYPGKVTFSVPYLDNGGAGVVVTTSQTISSDSMVRAVMGIDFKMIKIHEIVSDSGEICKMSSVFCMLIDPNGYVVYTKQFMSHPRIASERVHLAYKHPELLLDLMKKGIISTSLACNDLELGQTYTNYKITDTLPSGKVHGKLNCGAYTMVAVPNTNVYLVVLDGGDCPDSAIKCTSCSKKSCADGITKEGSLSAPICVPCLCSVPYSPCALHYYKSPNAAVACPSMRRSLAPPKIACKKPDTDSVFIRVPIRNPGLGSTTSPNSKHPSGTGAKLTSSLLSLWFVIVLSIWRLSEFL, encoded by the exons ATGTTACTGTCCAGTGCGGGGGTCTTTTTAAGGACAGCTAAAAGCCTGACAAACTTCTACGGTGTGGCTATCATAGAAGATGTTCAACCTGGTTACTACCAG GTTCGAACATCCAGGATCGGTTATTACACGTTAAATGAAGACTTAAAGATCCCAACCACAACAGAAAAACACATTATGATCCATCAGGACATGGTGATATCTCCACGTTTGTCTCTTCGAGGGACAGATGATATGTACCGTATAGTGCTCACCTGGGGTCGCCAGCCAAAGGACCTGGACTCTTATCTTATAACGCCCTGGCCCGGCAGTTCAGATGATCCTGACTGTGAGTCTGGAATG GTTTATTATGACGGCAAGCGGTGCCAACAAGGCTCTGAGATCATAGACCTTGATGTGGATGCCACAGATATGTACGGACCCGAGACCATAACCATGAGAGGGCTCCAGTCGGAAACATTCGCTTATTACGTGCATATTTACACTAACGATGTCTGCTGGAATAAGATATCAGCTAATGTCAAGATTTATCAGGCGTCCACGGGAGGTCTTCTACATAGCATCCAACAACCGGACTGCAGTGAGA ACGGCCTTGGATATGACAGTTCCAATTGCTCACGTTTCTGGCACGTGTTTGACTTCGATGCCTCTACAGCTAAATTCAAAATCTACCAAAACAGACTAATGAGTACTGTACCTACCCTCCCTGTCAAAAGTATTGTTAACCCCAACTGCAGCTGTACAATCAAGCATGAGATATccagtaatgacgtcattagcTCAGCTGAGAAGATTTCGACCACGGCAAAGAATCTGATGGTTGACAAGCTCTGTGtgaatgaaatgaaaaacatttaCGATAATGCCA CTAAAAAGAACATCAGGTTGAACCCTTCAGATCTTGTAGACAGGTTAGCCAAGTTTATCAGCGGTCGCATTGAAGAGAAGAGGCAACTTGGGATGAAGCTTAAGAGCGTAATCGAGAAAGATTATGAAGAGTACAAGACTGTGAATGAGCACAGGATTACCAACCTGAAGGAGATTGCACCTAAACAGTGCTGTCGCTATGACGGCCACACGCGTTATTCCACTGAATTTCAACGATGGGTCAATACGAGATCG AGCTGCTGGTCTTGGCCAAGTGAAATTAAGGAG ATTCCTGACGAGCTTGTATCCGCGTACGACTGGACCAGCTCGCTGGAGACACAAATGATGGAAAATCTTCATTCTGGGTCACAAAAG GGACAGCTTAAGTGGCAATATTTTGCAGATGATACAACAGGATTCTTTCGAAAATTCCCCGCTGCTTTGGTCGGCTCGTCTCAGTGTG CGACCAAAGACGAGCGGCTGCAGCCTTGGTACATAGCATCTATTCTTCGACCAAAGAACGTCGTCATTTTATTCGACATTAGTTATTCCATGACTGAAGATAACAAGATTATATTTGCCAGGACCGCCATTACTCCGGTACTTAAAGGGTTGCTGCCGACAGATTTTGTGAAC GTTATTGCTTTTGCTGAGAGCGCACTTCTCCCGGGAATGACTCACAGCGGAGTATCGGACGGAACCTACAGTGGGTGTTTTAATACGCAGCTTGTGCAAGCCAATGGGCAGAATTTACGTGAtttaaaaag atttgTGCAGGATGTACCTCTTGCCTTTACAAAAACGTCCAATTACTACAACGCGATTTCCATGGCCTTGAAATTACTTACAGACATAAAAAACAACCGAGACACACAC TTAATCTTTCTGGCGGGTAGTACCGATGTTTCAACGGAAGACATAAGCGCTCTGTTGTCTCGTAGTAACACTACTGTAAGCGTTTATACGTACAGTTTAATGGGTGAGTCCGTAAATAGCTCCTCGGATGCGAAGAAAAAAAGGTCTGTTCAAAGACTCAAGAAGATGGCGCAAACTACCAACGGAAAATTTGAG AGCATTACAAACTATCGCGAGCTGGCGTTTAGGATGGGACGGTTTTACAAAAATATCAGAAGCCAAAGCACACAAGATAGAGGGCCTCGT ctttcttATCCTCAGTTTGCAGAGAGACTGGGAATGTACGTGACACTTGGAGTTCCCTGCTATAGCAAGGATGAG TCCCTGATAGGTGTTGTGGGAATAGATATAGTACTGAGTGAACTTCTTCAAAACACTGTG TCGTTTGGTCCCGGTGAGCTGTCGTACACATTCGTTATTGAAACCAACACCGGCCAAGCACTGGTTCATCCCCAGCTTCCCGAGCCGGAAGAAATTCAAGAAGATCCTGTGGTGATCATGATTAGTGACATGGAAACTAGTCCTG GTTTCTCCGATGTCCTTTCGTCCATGATGAAGAGAGAGACAGGCAGTAAGACCCTGAGATCTGAGAGGGTGTTATCTCGAGGCGATCCAAATTTTAACG GTTACCGTGGAGTAACAACTGATTTTACTTACTCTTGGAAGCCTGTCAACAACACCAACTTTGCTGTGTGCATTGTTATAGCTTCCGACGAACTCGATACCAAG GAAATAGTCTCTCACAAACCGTACCCACAGCCAGACCTCTACCACCGCTATGATTTTGTGAAAGACTTAAAAGTTGGTTCTATTATTGAAGACAAACCCATCGCATTTCTGAGCAATACCTCGTTTCCTGCGACGCTGTCTCGTTCAAA TTACTTCCTGAGTTCAAGTTGCTTTAAGGACCCATATATGTTTGAGAATACACCG GAGACTTTTGATTTTGTAAGGCACCTCTCTGATTACGTAGATGGACTTACAGACAGGCCTCCGACTCCTTCCTTGGTGAAAGGTGTCTTGGTTGATATACGGCTCACAAGGGAGATTGAAAAGTG ttGGAACAGGAACCCCATGCGTGTGCTTGGTAGCAGTGCAGCTTGGCGGTATATCGCCACCAACTCTGGTGCCATGAGGCAGTATCCAGGGCGACAGACGTACAATAACAG gtaTGACCCAACAACTCGACCCTGGTACTACGCGGCGAAATCGTACCCAGGAAAAGTAACCTTCTCAGTTCCTTACTTG GACAATGGTGGGGCTGGAGTTGTGGTTACAACAAGTCAAACTATCAGCAGCGATTCAATG GTACGAGCTGTGATGGGTATAGATTTTAAAATGATCAAAATCCATGAAATTGTCTCTGATAGTGGAGAGATTTGTAAAATGAGCTCAG TTTTCTGTATGCTGATTGATCCAAACGGTTATGTGGTTTATACCAAGCAGTTCATGTCCCATCCAAG AATTGCGTCCGAACGTGTCCATCTTGCGTACAAACATCCTGAATTGCTGCTAGACTTGATGAAGAAAGGGATAATATCCACAAGCTTGGCCTGTAACGACTTGGAG cttggTCAAACATACACCAACTACAAGATCACTGACACGCTACCAAG TGGTAAAGTTCATGGAAAGTTAAATTGTGGTGCTTATACCATGGTAGCTGTACCCAACACCAACGTATACCTTGTGGTCCTTGATGGGGGTGACTGTCCGGACTCCGCTATAAAATGTACCTCG TGCTCCAAGAAGTCATGCGCAGATGGTATAACCAAAGAGGGCTCTTTGTCAGCCCCTATCTGCGTACCTTGTCTATGCAGCGTCCCTTACAGTCCCTGTGCTTTGCATTATTACAAG AGTCCCAACGCCGCTGTGGCATGTCCTTCTATGCGCAGAAGCCTGGCGCCGCCTAAAATTGCCTGCAAGAAGCCTGATACCGACTCTGTGTTTATTCGTGTTCCCATCCGCAACCCAGGCCTTGGATCAACCACATCACCTAACTCCAAGCATCCGTCGGGAACTGGTGCCAAGTTAACTTCTTCCTTGTTGTCTCTGTGGTTCGTTATTGTCTTGAGTATTTGGCGTTTAAGCGAATTTTTATGA